ATGTTCTTTTTTTGATAGCTATTGAAAAGTAATGTTTATTACTGTAGTTTATATAAATATTATTAAAAATAAAATCATTATTATATTCAAAAATTATAAATATTTCTCATACTATATTTTAAATTGAAGCTTTTGAAAATAGTTTAGATATTTATATAAATTCTAATTTGAAATTATATTATTAAATTGGGTTGTTATAATGGCAGAATATTCTGATACAGATCAAATAAAAATATCTAAAAAATGGTTCGATCCACCAAACACAGGTTTACCTGCTTATGATGATAATGGTAATTTATTGAGTGTTTTAGAGGTTTTTAATTTTCCAGATATGATTGAGGAATATTTAATAGAATTAGAAATAAGAAATTATTCTAAAAATACAATTAAAACATATAAATCTATTATTACTAATTTTCATGAATTTTTAAAGACTCAAGATGATCTAAATGATGAAAAAAGATTTTTAAGAAGTTTTAAAAGATATATTCAACATTTAAAAAGAGATAAGTTAGTTTCTCAAAATTATATATATTTAGTAACTGTTGTTTCAAAAAAATTCCTCGAGTTTAATAGATTGTATTTTTTAGATGAAGTTAAAGCTCCTAAAAGAACCAAATCTCTTCCAAAATCACTAAATGAATCAGAAGTTAAAAAACTCATCAGTGCTTATGATAAAGATATTGATGATGATAATAATGAAGAAATTAGTAAGCTTAATCTTAATGAGAATAATAGTAAAACAAAGAACAAAATTAGAAATAAGCTTATTTTAACATTACTATATTCCTCAGGAATTCGAGTTTCAGAACTTGTTTCATTACTAACAAAAGATATAGATCTTGAAGATAGGACTATGAGAATTAGAGGTAAAGGGGATAAAGATAGAGTTGTTCTTTTTGATAATAATGCTAAATCTTTGATTAAAAAATATATGATTATTCGAGAATCTGATAGCGATTATTTATTTGCAAATAGGTTGGGTAACTCTTTATCAACTAGATATATTCAAATCATGATAAAAGATTATGGAAAGAAAGCTGGAATTGATAAAAAAGTAACTCCTCATATTTTGAGACATTCTTTTGCAACACATCTTTTAAAAAATGGGGTTGATATTAGAGTTATACAACAGCTTTTAGGTCACTCTAATTTATCCACTACTCAAATTTATACTAGTGTCGATATGGAAACCCTTAAAAATGTTTATGATAAAGCTAGAATGTGAATTGTTATTAAATATCAATTATTATTAATTTAATTATTACTAACAATTATTAAATATTACAATTAGATTTTATATGATTACTTTTTTGCTTTTTATTTATTTTTTAATAAGTGAAAAGTATTTATATTATTCATATCAATACTATTTATTGATGCAAAATGTATGAAAAACTATTATTAAATTTAGCAATTTTAGCTGGAAAGATTAGTTTCATTGTTTTAAAAGTTACAGGAAGACAAGGGACAGCAATGCCTGGGAAAGTAGCTATTAAAATTTTTCCAGGTATTCTGAAAGAGTTAACTAAAAAGTGTAATAAAACTGTTGTTATTACTGGTACAAATGGTAAAACCACTACGAATAATTTAACAAATCATATTATTGGTGGAAAATATGATAATTTAGTTTCTAATCTTAAAGGAGCTAATATGATTCAAGGGGTGGTAACTTCTTTCATTGTAAATAACAAAAATTCCTATGATTGGGGAATATTTGAAGTGGATGAAGGTTCTATTCCAGATGTAATTCATTTCTTCTCTCCAGATTATGTTATTTTAACAAATTTTTTTAGAGATCAACTTGATAGATATGGTGAGGTTGAAAATACAATACATTTAGTATATGATACTTTAAAGGATGTTGACTCTACTTTAATCTTAAATGCAGATGATCCTTCAACTACTCAGTTTAATAAGCTCCCTAATGAAAAAATATATTATGGCTTTAATAAAAATCAATTTTCTAAAATAGATCATAGTGTAGCAGAGTCTATATTTTGTAAAAATTGTGGTAATCGTTTAAGCTATAATTTTATAAGTTATGGTAATGTTGGAGATTATTATTGTGATAGTTGTGGTGTTAAACGTCCAGAAATTAATTATGCTGCTGAATCAATAGATATTAAAGATAATATCTATGAATTTCTATTAAAAATTAATAATTCTGAGAATATTAATGAGAATATTAATGAAAGTATTAGTGAAAGTATTAGTGAAAGTGTTAGTGAAAATATTGCTGAAAATAAATTTGTATTTAAATATATGGGTATTTATAATATTTACAACTGTTTAGCAGCTATTTCTCTTTGTTTAACTGAAAATTTTGATATATCCTTTGTTCAAAATCAAGTTGAAAATTTTGATTATAAATTGGGACGAATGGAAACTATAAGTTTCCCAAAAAAAGATGTGGTTTTAGTTTTATCAAAAAATCCTGTTGGATTGAGTGAAGTTTTTAATAGCTTTTCTCATGATGAAGAACCAAAATCTATAATGTTTTTAATTAATGATACTCCTGCAGATGGGAAAGACATATCTTGGATTTGGGATGCTGATTTTGAGCAAATAAATAATATAAAAAACATTAATTATTTTCACTGTTCAGGAACAAGAGCAAATGAAGCAGTTTTAAGACTAAAATATAGTAATTTTAACACAGATAAAATAAAAAAATATGTTTCAAAAGAAGCAGGAGATGTTAAAACACCAATAAAAGAGATTTTAGATGAAAATGTTAAATCTTATATTATTGGGACTTTTACTGCTGTTCCTGAGGTAAGGAAAGTTTTACTAAAAGAACAATCAAAATATAATAGTGTAAATAATATTAAATCTGATTAAATTCTTAATCTATAAACTCTTGAATTAATAATAAGGTTAATAATATGAAACTTGAAGTAGTCAACATGTATCCTGATATTTTAAACATATATGGGGATATTGGAAATTTAATATGTATTAAAAATAGATGTGAATGGAGAGGAATTGACATTAACATCAAAAACTTTACAATCGATAAAGAAACTAACCTTGAAGATTCAGATATGATTTTAATTGGCGGAGGATCTGATAAAGGGCAAGATATTATTTCAGATCATATTCTTAATCAAAGAAATTCTTTAGAAAGCTTTATTGAGGCAGAAAAACCTATTTTAGCTATTTGTGGGAGTTATCAAATATTTGGTAATTATTATCTTAACCCTTATAATGAAAAGATTCCTTGTCTTGAAATTTTTGAAATGGAGACTATAAGCAAAAAAGAGAGACTTACAGGAGATATTTTAATCTCTAATAATTTGAAGTCAGATTCATTGTTTAAATCAAAACAATCATATGATTTAACTGATATTATTGGCTTTGAAAATCATGGTGGAAGAACTTATCATAATTATGATCCATTAGGCAATGTTAAAGTAGGCTTTGGAAATAATGGGGAAGATGGAGAAGAAGGTATGATTTATAAAAATTTCATTGGTAGCTATTTGCATGGCCCTATTTTACCTAAAAATCCTCATATTGCCGATTATATGATATTTAATGCTTTGAAAAATAAGTATGATATTGATTATTTAAATGAAAATATATTAAATTTAAAAGATATTGATGATAATATTGAAATAAATGCTCATAATATAATGAAGAATAGAATATTAAAAACTTAATCATTTATAAAAAACAAAATAAAAAACTAAAATAAAAACTAAAATTAAGAATAAAATTAAGGCATATTATTAATTTTAAGACATATTTTCCATTTCTTTAAAGAATTTTTTGGATCGTATTTCTATTTCTTCATCAGATAGCTTTTCTATTGTTTTGGATATCATCCAATTGTATCCATAGGGATCTTTTAAACTTCCCATTCTATCTCCCCAGAACATATTATCCATCTCCATGGTTATTTCACATCCTGCTTCAACAGCTTGTTTGAAAAGTTCATCTGCGTCATCTGTTATGATCCAAATATCTAGAGGACATCCTCCTATTTCATTTGGTGAAAAAGATCCGAAATTTTCATTAGAATCATTTAAATAAAAATATTCTCCATTGATGGTTATTGCAGCATGCATGATACTTCCATCAGGTCCAAAGTACTTTGATACTTCTTCTGCAGAAAACGCTTTTTTATAGAATTCTATTGCTTCTATACTGTTAGGTACTATCAAATTAAGAACAATACCTAACTCTTTTCCTATATTCATTTTATCACCTTTTATTACAATTTTTGTTTTATTATTCCAAAATATATTTTTTATTGTAATTGTTCAAAATATTGTTTAATTATTTTTAGTTATATATTGTTTTTATTTGTAAAAATTATATTTCCATATATTATATTTACATATATATTTATATATTATTTTATATATATTTTTAAATAGAACTATTATATTTAAGTAGAACTATTATAAAATTATATTGATATTTATTTTTATAATATTTTTAGTAATAGAGCAATTTATTTTAATTTTTACAATTTACCGTTATTTAGTCTTATTTAGTTTTATTTAGTCTTATTTAATTTTATTTAGCTCTATTTATCTTTATTTGTATTTTTTGATTCATGTTTCATGTATTTTTTCATCTAATATTATATCATTCATATATAATACTTAATATTTTCATAAATGCTTATTTTTAATAGCATTTATATTTATTGCTTATATTTTAATTATTAATAGTATTCTATCTGTTTTTAATAAAAAACATTTAACTTATAAAATATTTAACATCTGACATCTTAGAATCAATATTTTTGGTTTTAATTAAATAGAAAGTTATTTAAATAATCAATATTAATTATATATAATACTATCGGAAGGTTTATATATGATGAAGTGTATATTATATATGTGATATAATAATTATTTATTTTTAAGTTTGATTTTATGAAGTTTTTAGGAAATATTTCTCACTTATCTAATTCTGGAAGATTAGTAGCTAGATCTTCACAGTCACCTCCTTCAGGAGCTTCTGTTTTTAATAAGGATAAAAAGAAAATAGGCAAAATTATAACTATTTTTGGACCTACAAAAGATCCATATATCTCAATAGGAATTTTTAAATCAATGTCTATTGATGATTTTAAAGATTCTATTGGTGAAGATTTATATGTTTCTGAAAATCCTAAAAATAGAAAATTCAATAAAAGTAGGAATAAAAATAAGAGTGTTAAAAATAAAACTAGAAACAATTATAGGAAAAATAAAAATAATAAAAACAATACTAGTAAAAAACTAAATAAGAATAAAAATACTAGAAAAAACAATTGAATAATATTTTGAACAATTGCAATAAAAGATTACAATTAATCAATAAACACTATTTAAACACTATGTTAACAGGATATTGTTTTAAATTATATTTTGTATAATATTAAGCAATATTTTGATAATGATTATATTTAATTACTTAATAAATCATCGAATTCCATTGAATGTTTAAATTAAATTTTGTTTAATTTGAATAACTTGGGTAATTTGAATGAATTTAATTTGAGTGATTTTAATGAACTTAAATTTCATATTTTAATATTTGAAAGTTATAAATACTTTAATAATTTTTTTAAAAAATAAAGGGGTTAATAGCACGAAAGAAGAAGTAAAAACTAAGGTTTCAGAAAGAAAACCTATAGAGAATGTTTCTGCAAAAAAAAGAATGCAGAATGATGTTTCTGACACAGAAAAACAGAATAAATGTCCAGAATGTGGTTCAGAAAATCTGATTGGGGATTATGAAAGGGCTGAAGTAGTTTGCGCTAGCTGTGGGCTTGTTATTGATGAAAATCTAGTGGATATGGGCCCAGAATGGAGAGCATTTGATCATGAACAAAGGGACAAACGTACAAGAGTAGGTGCTCCAATTACTTATACTATACATGATAAAGGTTTAAGTACTATGATTGATTGGAGGAATAAAGATATCTATGGTAGAGATATCCCTGCAAGAAACAGAGCACAATGGTATAGGTTAAGGAAATGGCAAAGAAAAATTAGAATTTCTGGTGCTACAGAAAGAAATCTTGCATTTGCTTTAAGTGAGCTTGACAGAGATTCTTCAAGATTAGGTCTTCCAAGAAGTGTTAGGGAAGCTGCATCTGTTGTTTACAGAAGTGCAGTAGAAAACAAACTTATTAGGGGACGTAGTATCGAAGGTGTAGTAGCTGCTTCTCTTTATGCTGCATGTAGGAGATGTAATGTTCCACGTACTCTTGATGAGATAGCTGAAGTTTCAAGAGTCAGTAAAAAAGAAGTTGGAAGAACTTACAGGTTCTTAACTCGTGAATTGAATATAAAACTTCCACCTACATCACCGGTTGATTATGTTCCACGATTTGCAAGTGAACTTGGTCTTTCTGGTGAAGTTCAATCAAGAGCTATTGAAATAATTGAAAAAGCTATGGAAAAAGGTCTTACTTCTGGTAGAGGGCCTACTGGTGTAGCTGCTGCTGCATTATATATTGCCTCTGTTCTTTTAGGTGAGAGAAAAACACAAAGGGATGTTGCTGATATTGCTGGTGTTACAGAAGTTACAATAAGAAATAGATATAAAGAGCTTACAGAACAACTTGAAATGGGTGTAACTCTTTAATTATATTTTTTTAATAATTATTTTTTAATAATTATTTTTTTTATAAACGTTGGGGGTGGGTTGGATTGGACCCTCTTTATATCAAATATCATGATGCGGAATGGAGAAAAGAAGTTACAGATTATCATAAAATTTTTGAATAGTTATTTGAGAACATTTCTACCAGAAAGAAAACCCATTAATAATCATTGGAAAACATTAAGTGAAGTTCCTAGTTCAATACTTTTGTCTGAAACTATTGCTAAAGATATGAAAAAACATGGCTTCAAATTCTTTGGTCCAGTGATTTGTTACGCTTTTTTACAGGCAATTGGTTATGTAAATAATCATTTAGAAGAATGTCCATTTAAATATAGTGATTAAGCTACCTTTTAAATAGAAAATTAAACAAAAATTGATTTTTTAGTTATTAATATCAAATGGATTTGAACCTTCGATTGCAAGATTGAGAATATTTAGTTTATTTTTAATAGTATGAAGTTAATTATTAGAATAATTTGGTGTTTATTCTTTTAAATTAGAGTATTTTGTTGATTAATTTTTTTTTTATTAGTTTGGTGGGTTTTTCTTGTGTTTTTTCCTTTTTTAGTTGTTTTTTCCTTTTTTATGGTGGTTTTCTTTTGTTTTTGTTTCTTTTAGTTATGGTTTTATTTATATATGTTTTGGTTTGATAACAGCTATTTTGATTTTGGTGATATTGTGTTTTTTTTTGTGTTTTATTTTCTCTATTGTTTTGGTGTTTAGCTGTTATTTTTATATTTTTCTCATTTTTTTCTTTATTTTATATGCTTATTTTTTTATTTTATTTGGTTATTATCTTTTTTTAGTTTTTTATTGGTTTTTTTTATCTGTTTTTATTATTTTTAAGTTGTTATTGGTTGTATTTATTGTTTTTAGGCTTTTTTATTTTATTTTTTAGCTGTTTTTATTTTATTTGGTTATTATGTGTTTTTTTCGTGTTATATTTTGTTTCCTTCTTTTTTTCTTTTTTATACAGCTATTCTACTGTTTTTGTGGGGGGGGGGGGGTAGCTATTGTTTTTTTATTTTTTTTGGGTAGGAAGTTTTTTATAGTAGTTTTTTTATATTATATTATTATAGCGTAGTGTGTGTTCTCATTGTGCTAGTATTTTTTATATATACTGATTGATTGGATCAGGGGGTGAAAAAAGAAAATGTTTACAATAAATAGACTTTTTAAGCCAATTATTTTTGTTATGTGTGTTTTATTTATCTTTTTAGCTTTATCTAGTGTTAGTGCAGCTAATCATGATTTTACTACATTTAATACTACTGAACAGTTTCAAAGTGTTATTAATAATGATAATGATAATGATTTGGTGATTAGTTTTGATGATGGTGAGTATGTTGATTGGGGTCAGCTTAATATTAGTCGTAATGCTACTATTGTTGGTAAAAACCGTGGTGGTGCTAAATTCACAACATCTAGTGGTGGTACTTTGTTTAATATTAATGCTACTAATGTAAAGATTATTAATTTAACTATTAGTGGTTATACTACAGCTATAAAATCTAATTGTAGTGATTTGACTATTAGTGATAATAATATTACTACTTCTGGTGTTAGTATTAATTTAAGTAGCAGTGGTAGTGCTAATCCTATAACAGGTGTTGTTATTAAGGATAATATTATTAAATCCAGTATATCTGATTTTTATCGTGGTGCTGTTTCTTTATTCGGTAAATCTGATGATAAGACTGTTTTTGATGTTTTATTTAGTGGTAATAATATAATTGGTGTTTTTTCTGGTGTTTATTTAGGTGGTGGTAGTTATGATAGTCCTGTTTCGTCTGCTAATTTGGTTTTTGAAAACAACAACATCACAGGAACATTAGGCTATGGTGTTTATCTGTATGCATCCAGCAGCAACAACACCAATATAACCTTCGCCAACAACAACATCACAGGAACATCCGGCTATGGTGTTTATCTGTCTGCATACAGCAGCAACAACACCAATGTAACCTTCGCCAACAACAACATCACAGGAACATCAGGCAATGGTGTTTATCTGGCTGCATCCATCAGCAACAACACCAATATAACCTTCGCCAACAACAACATCACAGGAACATCAGGCAATGGTGTTTATCTGTCTGCATCCATCAGCAACAACACCAATGTAACCTTCGCCAACAACAACATCACAGGAAGATCCGGCTATGGTGTTGATCTGTCTGCATACAGTAGCAACAACGCCAATATAACCTTTGCCAACAACAACATCACAGGAACATCAAACAATGGTGTTTTGCTGTCTGCATACAGCAGCAACAACACCAATGTAACCTTCGCCAACAACAACATCACAGGAACATCAGGCAATGGCGTTTCTCTGTCTGCAGACCGCAGCAACAACACCAATATAACCTTCGCCAACAACAACATCACAGGAACATCCAGCTATGGTGTTTATCTGTCTGCATCCATCAGCAACAACACCAATGTAACCTTCACCAACAACAACATCACAGGAACAGACGCATCTGGTGTTTATCTGTCTGCAGACAGCAGCAACAACACAATATAACCTTCGCCAACAACAACATTACTGGTGTTAATTATGGTGTTTATGTTTCTTTGTATAATGGTAATATTAAGGGTGTTAATTTCTTAAATAATACTATTAATGCTACTAATGGTGATGGTTTTTATTTCTATACTTATTTCTATACTAGTGGTGGTAGTGTTACTAATGTGACTGATTTTATTATTCGTGGTAATACTATTTTTGCTACTAAGGCTGGTTTGAATTTCGCTGGTTTAAGTTCTGGTTCATTGGTTAATGTTACTGTTGAGTATAATCGTATTATTGCTTCTGTTGGTGTTAACATTACTGGGCATAATGATAATAGTAGTTTTGATCGTAATTGGTGGGGTGTTAATGATATTACTGGTAAAATTTTGGGTATTGATACTCTTAATCATTTTATTTTGAATATTACTAATATTTCTAGTTTGGATGGTGTTCATTTTGGTGATAATGTTAGTTTTATGTTGTTAGTTTTGAATACTACGCTTAGTAATGATGGTGTTGAATTTTTACCTGATTTTGTTGTTAATGGAACTTTTAATGGTGCTGATTTTAATAGTAGTCGTGTTGATGGTTTTGTTTATAATGCAACAGCTACAGTTGGTGTTCAAACTTTAGCTGCTACTTTAGATAATGTAGATGATAATGTAGCTTTTAATGCCCAATTAACTACTAATTCTAGTATAATTGTTAGTAATAATCCAGTGAATATTGGTGAGAATGTTACTATTTCTGGTCAGTTAGCTAATTATACTGGTATATCTGGTGTTAATGTTACTGTTGATGGTAATATTTATACAGATGTTTCTGTTAATGGTACTGGTGGTTGGAGTCTTAATTACACAACTAATCGCACAGGAAACATAACTATTACTGTTAGTTATGTTGGTAATGATAATTATACTAGTTTTACTAATGTGACTAGCTTTTTAGTGGCTAAGAATGGTGTTAATTCTTCTATTAATATTCCTAGTGATGTTAAGGTTGAAGATTCTATAATAATTGATGGTGTTTTAGCTGATGAAAATGGTAATCCAATAGCTAATACTACTATTACTGTTATTATTGATGGTGAAAACTTTAATGTAACAACTGCTGAAAATGGTAGTTGGAATATTAATTACACCCCAACTCATGCAGGTGACTTTACTATTAATGTTACTTGGGAAGGTAATGAAAATTACACTAGTTTTAACAATAATACTAACTTCAATGTTAATAAATTAGCTACATATTCTAGTATTGACCTTTCAGCTGACTTTAGAGTAGGGAAAACTACCGTTATAAGTGGTGTTCTTCTCGATGAGGAAGGTAATAAAATAGCTGATAGTGAATTAGAAATTACTATTGATGGTAAAAAACATTTAGTGAAAACTAATTCTAATGGTTACTGGTATTTAACTTATAAACCCAAAAGCACTGGAAAAACTACAGTTGTACTTAATTTCAATGGTGATGCTAAATATTTAGGTTTTACTAACAGCACTAGTTTTGATGTTAAAAAAGGTGAAAGCTTTGTTAATGTTACTGTTAATGAGAATAAGGATGGTTCTGTTGATTTGATTGTTAAAGTAGTTGATGAAGATGGTGATACCATACCAGATTATAAAGTTGATGTTGAATTGGATGGTAAATACATTGGATCTGTGATAACAGACTCTGATGGAGTTGGAATATTCCATATACCCAATTCTAAACTTAACTCTGGTAAACATAAGATTACAGTTTCATTTGGCAATGGAAATTACTTTAGTAATTTAGCATTTGCTGAATTTGAAACCAAAAACAACAATAACACTAACAACACTAACAATACTAATAATACTAATAATACTAATGGTAATGGAAGTGATATAAGTGATAATTCAGTAGCAATAGCTACTATGAAAAAAACAGGAATACCAATAATAGCTATTATACTAGTATTGATAAGTATATTTGGAATCAGCTTAAGAAGAAAACAATAATTAAACATTTTTTTTTAGGAGGGCTTATTTTATTTTTTCCTCCATATTTATTTTTATTATTTATATTTTAGTTTTTATTATTTTTTATATTATTTTTGGCTTTGTAGAAATCCTTTTTTTTTAGCTTATTTGTGTTGATTTTTTTTAAACAGATTTTAGCATTAGTTATAAGTATAAATAATGAAATTTATAAGTTTATTTTCATTTAAATCAGTGATGCATTGATTTTTAAATTTTTTAATATAATTTCTCAGGCTTTTCAAAGTTAACATCCGAAAAGATTTAATTGTCTTGAAATTAAATCATTAAACTGAGAGTATGTATTTTTGCGTTTTATAATAATATATATTCTCATTATTAATATTTATATCTTTTTAATCCTTAAATTTTAAAATAACTAAATATAAACCAAAATATAAAAATTTAAAGAAAAAAAGGATAGTTTATTTGAAAATTAAAGAGTAAATTTTTCAAAAAAAATGAAATTTCAAATATAAAAAATTAGGATTTCTACAAAGCCAATTTTTAATTTTAATATTCTTAATATTTTTAGTTTTAATATTTTTAATATTTTTTAGAAAATATTTCTATTGATTTTTTTAATTCTTTTATTATTCCTGAATTATCACTATTTTTAACATTATAAAGGTTTTTTTGGTATTTATTTAAATTATTTAGAAAATTTTCAAGTGTTGAAACATTAATCTTTTCATGCATTTCTCCATATCCTAATTTATCTACATAAAAACCATTAAGTAGCTGTTCAAAGTTTCCAATAGCAGGAATACTGTAAATAGGTTTTTTTAAATAAATGGCTTCACTTATTAATGTGAATCCTCCGTTAGTGATTACAGCTTTTGCATTGCTCATGTCTTCATATATTTTATCTTCATTAAATTTTCTAAAAGTTAAATTTCCTTCGATTCCTTCTTTATTAAATCCATATACAATGAATTTTTCATTAAATTTTTTTAATATTCTTATAAGTTCCTTATTTGAATTACTAGTTTGATAAACAAATACATATTCTCCATAACTGATTTCGAGATTTCTTATTTTATTTCTAATAACTGGAGGATAAATAGTTGCTTTATCTGGATTTTTTATCTTTGGGAAAAAGTAGCTAGTTATTATATATCTTTTTGGTCTCATTATATAAGATCTTATAATACTTTTTGCTTTTAACATGTCTTGTCTATGATGAGGAGGATAATCTATGAATGTTTGAGTTATAATATTTATATTATCTAAGCTTATTAATGGAACATTAATAAGCTTACTTAGAATACTTGAATAATTCTCAAAATCAGATATTATTATATTTGGTTTAACTTCTCTAGCTTTCTTAAATAATATTCCATAATTTTCCTTTAAATTGTTAGGAGTTGCCTTAATTGCGTTTAAAAGGGTTCTTTTGTTTTTTACCTCATTATTTTCATAAACTGTATTGAAACCACCGATTTCATACACATTATCAAATTTATTCTTTAAATATCTATATGATCTATCACTTGAAAATATATATATGTCATATTTTTCTTTGTTTTCTTTTTTTGTTAATTCTTCTAATATTACTCCGCTTCTAACAGCATGACCCATACCTTCTCCACAAACAGAATAAAATATTTTTATTTTCTGATTTTCAATGTTTAGAAGTTTATTATTAGTAATTTTTAGTTCTAATTTTTTATTATCAAGATTTTTATCATCCAGTTTTTTACTATCTAATTTTTTATTATCTATATATTTTAAGTCTTCACTTTTAACTATTGAATGATTGTCTGATATTTTTTTAATCTTTGCAAGTAAATCTTCTTTTTCTAATGGATCTTTAGGAAAATGATCAAATTCATATTCTAATTCTTCAGCACTAGTTCTAATCCCCCTAAGATCATTGAATGTACTTTTTCCATATTGCATTGCAAGCTTACCTAATCCTTCTTCTTCAAGTCTGCGAGTAGATACATTTATTATAGGATTTCTAAGAACTTTGAACTTGTTATTTTTAGCTATTCTTTCAATATAATCTGTATCTTCTCCAAATGTAAGCTTTTCATTAAAACCAGAATATTTTTCATGTAACTCTTTTTTACATATTATTCCATAACAACCTGCTCCATGAGGTTTTATTTTTTCAAAAGCTATCATAAACCAGTTAGCTAAGTCATGAAGGATTTTATCTCTTTTTTTTTCAGATATTGGGTTTATTTGTGTAATTCCAATGTCTAATTCATTAGCTTCAAACTCTTCAATCATCTCTATAAGATAGCTTTGAGTTAATTCTAGATCAGAATCTAAAAATAAAAGTATTTCTCCTTTTGCAATTTTAGCCCCATTGTTTCTTCCAACACCAGGCATTCCTCCTTGAACTACAGTACAACCATAATTTTTAGCTATTCTTACAGTACTGTCACAAGAGTTAGCATCAGCTACAATCACTTCATAATCCTTAAATTTTTGTGATTCAATACTTTTT
The Methanobrevibacter arboriphilus JCM 13429 = DSM 1125 genome window above contains:
- a CDS encoding VOC family protein, encoding MNIGKELGIVLNLIVPNSIEAIEFYKKAFSAEEVSKYFGPDGSIMHAAITINGEYFYLNDSNENFGSFSPNEIGGCPLDIWIITDDADELFKQAVEAGCEITMEMDNMFWGDRMGSLKDPYGYNWMISKTIEKLSDEEIEIRSKKFFKEMENMS
- a CDS encoding DNA-3-methyladenine glycosylase I encodes the protein MDWTLFISNIMMRNGEKKLQIIIKFLNSYLRTFLPERKPINNHWKTLSEVPSSILLSETIAKDMKKHGFKFFGPVICYAFLQAIGYVNNHLEECPFKYSD
- the xerA gene encoding site-specific tyrosine recombinase/integron integrase, with translation MIEEYLIELEIRNYSKNTIKTYKSIITNFHEFLKTQDDLNDEKRFLRSFKRYIQHLKRDKLVSQNYIYLVTVVSKKFLEFNRLYFLDEVKAPKRTKSLPKSLNESEVKKLISAYDKDIDDDNNEEISKLNLNENNSKTKNKIRNKLILTLLYSSGIRVSELVSLLTKDIDLEDRTMRIRGKGDKDRVVLFDNNAKSLIKKYMIIRESDSDYLFANRLGNSLSTRYIQIMIKDYGKKAGIDKKVTPHILRHSFATHLLKNGVDIRVIQQLLGHSNLSTTQIYTSVDMETLKNVYDKARM
- a CDS encoding Gar1/Naf1 family protein yields the protein MKFLGNISHLSNSGRLVARSSQSPPSGASVFNKDKKKIGKIITIFGPTKDPYISIGIFKSMSIDDFKDSIGEDLYVSENPKNRKFNKSRNKNKSVKNKTRNNYRKNKNNKNNTSKKLNKNKNTRKNN
- a CDS encoding type 1 glutamine amidotransferase, whose amino-acid sequence is MKLEVVNMYPDILNIYGDIGNLICIKNRCEWRGIDINIKNFTIDKETNLEDSDMILIGGGSDKGQDIISDHILNQRNSLESFIEAEKPILAICGSYQIFGNYYLNPYNEKIPCLEIFEMETISKKERLTGDILISNNLKSDSLFKSKQSYDLTDIIGFENHGGRTYHNYDPLGNVKVGFGNNGEDGEEGMIYKNFIGSYLHGPILPKNPHIADYMIFNALKNKYDIDYLNENILNLKDIDDNIEINAHNIMKNRILKT
- a CDS encoding Mur ligase family protein, encoding MYEKLLLNLAILAGKISFIVLKVTGRQGTAMPGKVAIKIFPGILKELTKKCNKTVVITGTNGKTTTNNLTNHIIGGKYDNLVSNLKGANMIQGVVTSFIVNNKNSYDWGIFEVDEGSIPDVIHFFSPDYVILTNFFRDQLDRYGEVENTIHLVYDTLKDVDSTLILNADDPSTTQFNKLPNEKIYYGFNKNQFSKIDHSVAESIFCKNCGNRLSYNFISYGNVGDYYCDSCGVKRPEINYAAESIDIKDNIYEFLLKINNSENINENINESISESISESVSENIAENKFVFKYMGIYNIYNCLAAISLCLTENFDISFVQNQVENFDYKLGRMETISFPKKDVVLVLSKNPVGLSEVFNSFSHDEEPKSIMFLINDTPADGKDISWIWDADFEQINNIKNINYFHCSGTRANEAVLRLKYSNFNTDKIKKYVSKEAGDVKTPIKEILDENVKSYIIGTFTAVPEVRKVLLKEQSKYNSVNNIKSD
- a CDS encoding transcription initiation factor IIB, whose amino-acid sequence is MQNDVSDTEKQNKCPECGSENLIGDYERAEVVCASCGLVIDENLVDMGPEWRAFDHEQRDKRTRVGAPITYTIHDKGLSTMIDWRNKDIYGRDIPARNRAQWYRLRKWQRKIRISGATERNLAFALSELDRDSSRLGLPRSVREAASVVYRSAVENKLIRGRSIEGVVAASLYAACRRCNVPRTLDEIAEVSRVSKKEVGRTYRFLTRELNIKLPPTSPVDYVPRFASELGLSGEVQSRAIEIIEKAMEKGLTSGRGPTGVAAAALYIASVLLGERKTQRDVADIAGVTEVTIRNRYKELTEQLEMGVTL